In Primulina eburnea isolate SZY01 chromosome 3, ASM2296580v1, whole genome shotgun sequence, one DNA window encodes the following:
- the LOC140827302 gene encoding uncharacterized protein, translated as MAIKLDISKAYDRVEMEFLHIIMKKMGFSDKWVELILRYITSSSFSVFLNGLSNLLNSRVGAAIFFFADDGLILGSTDVLNCANIREVLSTYADASGQVINLQKYSITFSPNLSAEHKSQVYTALHMPQNESYEIYLGLPAFIGRNRNQVSDGIKQRVWRKLQAWKHNLFSAGDREILIKAVAQATSIYTMSIFKISYVLCHCLQQMIMKFWWSNNKN; from the exons ATGGCCATAAAGTTGGATATTAGCAAAGCTTATGATCGAGTGGAAATGGAGTTTCTTCATATTATCATGAAGAAGATGGGTTTTTCGGATAAATGGGTGGAGTTGATTCTACGATATATTACCTCTTCGAGTTTTTCTGTATTTTTGAATG GTTTATCTAATCTTTTGAACAGTCGAGTGGGGGCTG CCATCTTTTTTTTTGCTGATGATGGTCTGATTTTGGGAAGTACTGATGTGCTTAATTGTGCTAATATTAGGGAGGTGTTGTCTACCTATGCAGATGCATCTGGACAAGTAATCAATCTTCAAAAATATTCAATTACTTTTAGTCCAAATCTTTCCGCAGAACACAAATCACAGGTTTATACTGCTCTTCATATGCCACAGAATGAATCCTATGAAATTTACTTAGGCCTTCCAGCTTTCATTGGTCGCAACAGAAACCAGGTTTCTGATGGCATTAAACAAAGGGTTTGGCGCAAATTACAGGCTTGGAAACATAATCTATTTTCTGCTGGCGATCGTGAGATCTTAATCAAGGCTGTTGCTCAGGCTACGTCTATTTACACTATGtcgattttcaaaatttcttacgTGTTATGTCACTGTTTACAACAGATGATTATGAAATTTTGGTGGAGTAACAACAAGAACTAA